The Nicotiana sylvestris chromosome 6, ASM39365v2, whole genome shotgun sequence genomic sequence agacagaaccttgactcagttaccaagataaatcttttctgatgtggaagatcagactatgctgcaaccacagagcatacttagacagtaccttggctctgataccaattgttgcggaagccaaatgtatagagtgtgaataagtcacaactactataccaaaaattatgacagccaccaaataataaataagacaataaagcaataataaagggaacaccagaatttacgaggttcggctaattctgcctactcctcggacacaaccaaatattttattccactccaaaatacaagtgaaataatactaaagagagaagatacaaatgccttaaacagatgagaaggcaaatgagaggtgtgtctcaatcctaaacattaggccttcttttataggggaaaaatcccctccaaacttaactcccaaccaatgtgggactttggcattttgccaaacttcaacagttTCGTACTATAAACCCTTATGGTCCGGCTATTCCCGCTGGACTGCCGGAAGATAGATCATGTTGTTTTGATTATCTAGCAGAGTTAATATAGTACATGAATAAGAAATGCAAATTCTAGTTGCTCTGTACAGTAGAGGTCCATTGTTTAAAAATAAATCTCTCTGTTTTACTTTTCATTAAAAAGAAATTACTAACTCAATGATTACAAGGTAAGAATATCTTCATTCCAATGTTAATATTGTTCTTTAGTTGGCGAATGTTTGGATAATGGTATTGTGCCATGGGTCTGAAAGATGCTGCAACAAGTTGTCAAATGGTCCCTTTCCTGTCACATTGTGCTGCACTATAAATCCTAAAAATGCCAACATTGCCAATCTCCCTGCAAATCCACAAAAATATTAAATTGATATTATGAGGCATAAAGAAGCATTTAACTTATACTATATGCTAACattgtaaaaaaaataatataatgacCGGCGGGAAAAGCAAGATTTTCATCAAGGAGAttcaaaagataaaatacataaaGAAGCTAAGGATATTCAACATCTAATATATGTATGTAAAAAAATCAACCTAATATAAATAGTATAATTTTTAGGCGAAAGAGGTTCGGTTGAATCCCTTCTCGCCCACCTAGCTCTGCCACCGACTGTGGTTGTATCATGTTGTAGCAAGTTATCAGCCTAAACTTCAAGTTACTAATCTTTTCTTTATGTTGATTCCTTTCCCCTTTGATTCCCCTTTGATCCCCTTTTGTTGGAGTTATTGCTCCTGCGATGACTCGAACCCACAACCCTGGGATTGTAAGTAGGGGGTGCTGACCATCTGAGCAATCCCTCTTGTCAGGTTACTACTCTCATTTATTATGAACAGTTATTTATGGTTACCTTTAAAGTGATCATCATACGAATAGTAAATAGAAGTAGGAGTGTACAAaagaaaccgacaaaccgcaccaacccgataatccaagtcaaatcgagaaaaaaaatccgactatgatttggtttgatttggtttggtgttggagaAAAAAACCCGattataattggtttggtttggttttaactaaagaaagtcaaaccgaaactaaaccaacccgacattatatatatagaaattttagatataaatatacttattgtgatgtaatttataaatatttcttaaattttttcataattttattttttaaggtattatttcaaggttggacttagaactcttGAATGTTTCAATAAgatttatagccattaatattagtaatttaaataatgctaacaaaagccaaatcaaaatcaaattaatactaatgctaacaaaagacattcaactCAGTACTACGAACggcaatgtattgaatatctatttttgttttgtaataatttaaaataaaaatgcataacctctttttattttttatttagtcATGTAACTAATACTcgcttattagtctacttattttagcatgacttagtactttcagattatgtttatttttattatggctttttagttaacaatattatattatataattttattatctttatcgttgaatattttaggataatacTATGAGACATCTCATATTTtacattattttcttgaaaaataccttatataattgtatcttactaggattaaataaatattttgagcacaagttatatgttttgtgctacgaagattttaccggaaaaaaccccgaaaaaaccgaaaacccgagaaaaaccgagattgaaaaatccgatttttattggtttggtttggtctttagatttaataatccgacacaattgatttggtttggtaattataaaatccgaaccaacccgacctatgtacacccctaaatAGAAGTTAAACTCGATAAAGAAAACCACTAATTTGTGTTAATTAGAAACTTACCATTAGCAATTTCCTTCTCCTTAGCCTCCAATGAGGGAGCAAAGTTAAGTGGATTGAAAATACCACCAGGGTAACCAACTTCATTAGGAGGCAAGCTATAGCTCTTGAAAATAGGATCTTGATTAACACTTCCTGGATTCTTAATGTCTTGCCAACGTCGAATTTCGACGTAGTGAAACAATATGAACTCGATCACGAACAGAGTTGATGAAGATGCAAAGTACTCAGATTTTCCAGCATCATACCATTTTGGTACGTTAAGGAGTCCAGCACTAGTGAGAACCTCAGGCAGTAGCATTCCAGCAACACCCAACATAGCCCATCGACCGTTCACTAGCTCGGCTTGAACGAACCATTTCAAGTTTTCTGGGTCCTCAGCAAGTCCCAATGGATCGAAACCATTGTCACCAGCGAGTCTACAACAATTACGTAGGCGGTGTTTAGTCGGCAGTATCAAGAAAAATTAATTTTAGCTTAATATTTCACATTTGCAGTTCATTGATTCACATAACGATCTCAAGTTCAATAATAACTGGACCAATCTAATGAATATGGATTCCCAGCTAAATATTCTTATGTAtttagtgaatttcttaatataaatataaagtgcggacaaaagttactgggttcatGTGAATCTGTAACTCATACAATAGATATGCCTTGAACTCTATACTATAATCTCTGAATACATAATACAACTTTTGGTATCTATTAAAAATCCATGCATAGCTCATATAGGCATAATTTATATGGAGATCTATATAGTATCATCTTTTAGGGGATAAGGTGAAATAAGAATATTGATGAATAAGCAATATAATTGGATAAGC encodes the following:
- the LOC104249353 gene encoding chlorophyll a-b binding protein 4, chloroplastic-like; amino-acid sequence: MATVTSQASAVFRPTASKTRFLSGASGKLNREVFFKPSTSSCNSFKVEAKKGEWLPGLTSPTYLDGRLAGDNGFDPLGLAEDPENLKWFVQAELVNGRWAMLGVAGMLLPEVLTSAGLLNVPKWYDAGKSEYFASSSTLFVIEFILFHYVEIRRWQDIKNPGSVNQDPIFKSYSLPPNEVGYPGGIFNPLNFAPSLEAKEKEIANGRLAMLAFLGFIVQHNVTGKGPFDNLLQHLSDPWHNTIIQTFAN